Genomic DNA from Taurinivorans muris:
GTTTTTTAATTTATCGAAATCTAAAACAAAGGGATTCGCTCCTGTAAAAAATACTCTTTTCGCGTTGGGGTAATATGCTGAAAGTTCTTTCATATCTTCTTCAACTTCCGATAACGGGGACATGCGGAATTTAAAAGGTATGTCTTCGTACAGCGTGCAAAATTTGCATTTATGATGTGTGCAGCCGGCTGTTGCCTGAATGAGTGCGCTGCAAGCCTCATAGGGAGGGCGGTAAATTGTTCCGGTATAATGCATACGATACTCCTTTTTGAAATAATACGGTATTAGGTTTGGAAGCATATTAAATGACATGCATACGTTACGCAAGTAGGGTTTTTAAAAATACATAGTATCATTTATTGTACCGTATTGCATTGTTCTTTTTATACGTGTAAAGTCGCTGGCAACGAGGTGAGGTATGGTCGGCAATAAATTCAGAAGCGATGACATGGTCGCCCGCTGTATGCCTATGAGCAATTTGCAGGCGGTATTGGGCGGAAAATGGAAGATATTGATTGTGTGGTATATCGCGGTTTATAAAACGCAGAGATTTGGTGAATTGATGCGCCGTTTGGAGGGCATTGCCCGTTCAACGCTGACAAAGCAATTGCGTGAGCTGGAAAATGACGGATTTATTCATCGTGAAGCATATAGAGAAATTCCGCTGAGAGTTGAATATACGTTAACGGATTTGGGAGAACGTTTTATCCCTGTTTTAAATCAAATGGTGGCATGGAGCGAAAAACATCTTTGTTCTTCGGATTGTGCAGGCAAGGTTGATAAGAAACGGTAAAATTTATTGCAATCCGCATAAAAAAAGGAATAAGCGCTGCCTATTCCTTTTTTGAGTATCATGCCTGCTGCGTTGTTTTCATACGGTAAGCTTAAAACCGGTGTTGAGAAGCGCGGCGAGGCTTCCTTCGCCCGTCATCGCAAGGGCGGAGGATGTTCCGCCCATTCTGTTCATATAGGAAACCAGCCTTGTCGTATCGATGGTGTCGCTGATATTTTGCAGTCCGCTGCTGCGGGCTTCTTCCAGCTTGTTCAGGGTTTGGATTTGCCCGTAACGTTCAGCTAGCTGCGGATTGTCTTTAAAAAATTGTTCTATTTTGGCTTTATCTTTGTGGTTGGAAGAAACCTGCAGTTCTCCGTTTTCATCAAGGCTTACGCGAAAATCGGCATCAGGGGCGACGCCAAGTTCGGCAAGTCCCGTTTTCACCGCCAATTGAAATTGACCGGTGAGTTCGTTTTTGTGGCTGAGCAGTTTGTTATAGGTGATTTTTCCGTCAATACCGAGTTCCCCTGCCAGTTTTTCCACCATTTCAGCCAAATTGTCCGTATCGGAAGTGCCGGAACAGTCTTGTTCTTCCGTTGGGATTTGGCTTTTTATGGCTGCAAGTTTTTCTTCGATATACTGGCTTGAGGAAGAACTGTTGTCGAGGGTGTCCAAGATCGTGGGATTTTTTGCTTCTTCAAGTTTTTTCCTGAGTTGTTGGACATTGACGCCGTATCCGTTGGAAAGGGGATTGTTGATTGCATAGACAGACATGATGGCTCCTTTGGAAAAAATTTCCCTTTTATTTCGTTAAAATAGTGTTAAGCAAAATCAGTGCCAAAGAGTTCGGAGAAAAAGGTTAAATTTTTGATTAACAATATTTTTTCTAAGAACTCATTGACATCTGAATGATATTCATATATTTTTTTTCGGAAAAAAAAGTTGTGTATAAATTTAAGGAGAATTTATCATGGTTTGTTCCAAGAAAATATCCGCGCTTGCTTTAAGTGCTGCCGTCGCTTTAAGCTGCCCGGATTTCGCAAAAGCAGAAGGTTTTGCTTTGCAGGACTGGTCTTCCCGCGGCGCCGCCCTGGCAGGCGGTCTTGTGGCCCGCGGAGGTGACGCCGCCGCCGCCGCTTATAACCCCGCCGCCATTACGGAGCTTGAAGGCACTCAGATTTTATTGGGCGGCGAACTTATCACCCCTATCAATACGGTAGTCGGCACGAGCGGTCAGACAAGACATTCCGAAGATAAACGATATTTCGCTCCTCACGGGTATATCACCCATAAAATCAATGACTCATGGTCTGTCGGTTTCGGTTCTTTTTCCCGTTTCGGTTTGGGCAATAAATACGGTCTTGACTTTTTCGTGCCGAATGCCGTTTATGATGTCGAGCTGATTACCTTCGGTGTCAGCCCTGTCGTCGCATGGCGCGTGAATGACAAACTTTCCCTCGGTTTCGGTTTGGAACTCGCTTACGGCGATGTTGATTTGAACAGAAAAATTGGTTTCGGTCCGATAAACACGAGCATGAGCATGACAGGCGACGCTTTCGCCCCTGCGTTCAATCTTTCCGCCCATTACCGTTTCAACGAACAATGGAAAGCGGGATTTGTCTACCGTTCCCATTCCGACTTTGACTTTGACGGGGAACTTTCAACTCCCATGCTCCCCATCAAGTTCGACGGTGACGCGAAATTGTACACTCCTGACAGCTACACCTTCGCTCTTGCTTATTATCCCGTGCCAGCTCTCAGTTTCGAGGCTCAGGTGCAATACAACACATGGAGCAGGTTCAGCAACCTGACCATCAATATCCCCGGTTTGGCGGCTGCCGGATTGCCCACTGTCCTTAATGACATCAAGAAATGGGAAGATACGTGGTTCTTCTCATTGAGCGCAGAATATGCTTATAACGATTGGCTGACTTTGCGTGCGGGCGCTTCTTACGAAACTTCTCCCGTGAAAGGAGAATATGCTGATTTTATCGCTCCTGCCCAAGGCCGCTGGAAGTATGGCGCAGGTTTAGGTTTTGCAAAGGATGATTGGACTTTTGACGTGGGTTATGTGTACCACGATATTTTGGAATTGCGTTACGGACATTCCGCTTATTATAAAACGGCGGATCATATTGAAGACGCACACGCCCATACGGTTTCATTCAGTATCGGCTATAAATTCTGAAAATAAATACATAGCTTGGAAAAACACTGCATTTGCAGTGTTTCTCTTTTTTTGAGGGGAATTATTTCCCCCAAACCCCCTAAACGCAAAGCAGTTACAGACAATGTCTGTGACTGCTTTGTTGTTCACATAAGAAATGAAAAAAACATTCGCTGTATCAAGGGGGCAAGTCCCTTATGTTTTTCCTCTTTGTAAAAACGTAACCCCTGTTTCACACTGTTTCGGCAGAAAGATCACGCTTTCGCCCGCAAAGGGTGAAACAATTCAAATCAAAATCTTGCATATCTGCCGGTCGGGTCACATCTTATCAGCTGATTTTATCATAAACAATTTAGAAACATACCCTAAACAAAACCGTTATGAACATTGTTCATAACGGTTTTGCAACAAGGGGGATCGGGGGAAATTATTTCCCCCAAAAATAACATGCTGAAAATCTTATACTTTCGCGGCAGTGCGCAAATCGGCGGTAGCGTCTGTTTTTTCCCATGTAAATTCAGGGAGTTCCCGTCCGAAGTGTCCATAACAGGAAGTTTTTGAATAAATCGGGCGTTTGAGGTCAAGACGCTTCGTAATATGGTAAGGACGAAGGTCGAAAACTTCACGCACGGCTTTTGTGAGGATTTCGTCAGGAATTTCACCGGTGCCGAGGGAAGAAACGAGTACGGAAACCGGTTCCGCAACGCCTATGCAATAGGCGATTTGCACTTCACAGCGGGGAGCAAGCCCTGCGGCAACGACGTTCTTCGCCACATAGCGTGCCATATAGGCGGCTGAACGGTCGACTT
This window encodes:
- a CDS encoding helix-turn-helix domain-containing protein, whose product is MVGNKFRSDDMVARCMPMSNLQAVLGGKWKILIVWYIAVYKTQRFGELMRRLEGIARSTLTKQLRELENDGFIHREAYREIPLRVEYTLTDLGERFIPVLNQMVAWSEKHLCSSDCAGKVDKKR
- a CDS encoding OmpP1/FadL family transporter, with the translated sequence MVCSKKISALALSAAVALSCPDFAKAEGFALQDWSSRGAALAGGLVARGGDAAAAAYNPAAITELEGTQILLGGELITPINTVVGTSGQTRHSEDKRYFAPHGYITHKINDSWSVGFGSFSRFGLGNKYGLDFFVPNAVYDVELITFGVSPVVAWRVNDKLSLGFGLELAYGDVDLNRKIGFGPINTSMSMTGDAFAPAFNLSAHYRFNEQWKAGFVYRSHSDFDFDGELSTPMLPIKFDGDAKLYTPDSYTFALAYYPVPALSFEAQVQYNTWSRFSNLTINIPGLAAAGLPTVLNDIKKWEDTWFFSLSAEYAYNDWLTLRAGASYETSPVKGEYADFIAPAQGRWKYGAGLGFAKDDWTFDVGYVYHDILELRYGHSAYYKTADHIEDAHAHTVSFSIGYKF